TCGCCACCGACGTCACCATCTCCGACGGTGACCTTACCGCCAAACTCACCCCAAAATCCGAACCCCAAGCCAAACCCTTGATCCTCACTCTCTCCGTCCACCAACACGGCATCCTCCGTCTCAAGATCGATGAAGATCCCTCCCTCTCCCCTCCCAAGAAACGCTTTGAGGTCCCCGACGTCGTCGTTCCGGAATTCACCTCCTCCAAGCTCTGGCTTCCGCGCCTTTCTGTGGAAGATAACGGCCTTGCCTCCTCCGTCTACCTCTCCGATGGCCACACCGCTGTCATCCGCCACGACCCCTTCGAACTCTTCGTCCGCGACGACAACTCCGGCCAACGCGTCATCTCCCTCAACTCCCACGGCCTCTTCGACTTCGAGCAGCTGAAAGAAAAATCCGAAGACGACAATTGGGAAGAAACTTTCCGCTCCCACACTGACCGTAGACCCTACGGTCCCCAATCAATCTCCTTCGACGTATCTTTCTACGGCGCCGATTTCGTATATGGCATCCCTGAACGCGCCACCAGTCTCGCCCTAAGGCCCACCAGAGGCCCAAACGTCGAAGAATCGGAACCCTACCGTCTCTTCAACCTCGATGTCTTCGAGTACATCCACGATTCCCCTTTCGGCCTCTACGGTTCAATCCCTTTCATGGTTTCTCACGGCAAAACCAGGGGTAGTTCAGGCTTTTTCTGGCTCAACGCTGCGGAGATGCAAATCGACGTTCTTGCCCCTGGCTGGGAAGCTGAGTCTGCCGAGTCTCATATCGCGCTTCCTTCTCACAGAATTGACACGTTTTGGATGAGTGAAGCTGGTGTTGTGGACACCTTCTTTTTCATTGGTCCAAGCCCTAAGGATGTTTTGCAACAGTACACGGCGGTCACCGGTACTCCGGCGATGCCCCAGATGTTTTCAATTGCCTATCATCAGTGCCGGTGGAATTACCGTGATGAGGAGGATGTTGAGCATGTGGATTCTAAGTTTGATGAGTTGGATATTCCTTATGATGTTTTGTGGCTTGACATTGAGCACACTAATGGGAAGAGGTATTTCACTTGGGATAGGACTCTTTTCCCGCACCCTGAGGAGATGCAGAAGAAGTTGGCTGATAAAGGGAGGCACATGGTTACCATTGTTGATCCTCACATTAAGCGGGACGATGATTTTTATTTGCATAAAGAGGCGTTGAAGAAGGGATATTATGTTAAGGATTCCAGTGGCAAGGATTTTGATGGTTGGTGCTGGCCAGGCTCCTCGTCGTATCCTGATACTTTGAACCCGGAGATTAGGTCCTGGTGGGCGGATAAGTTCTCATACCAGAATTATGTTGGTTCTACGCCTTCGCTCTACATATGGAACGACATGAATGAACCTTCTGTTTTCAATGGTCCAGAGGTACGCTAATTTATTCCAACActcatttctctttttttacttGTTTAGAGTTAAGATAAGGAAGTTAGAGTATgcattttcaaagttttttgaggttgaatgaagaaattcCCTTTCACCATCAGTTTACATTATGATTTTGAATGAGCAGCATTATGATCTCATGAGCTTCTAAAATGATACAAGGTTTGTAATAATTTAGCACAATATTGACTTCTAATAATCAGGCCTCACAATTTAGGATTAgttactataaaataaatattatctttaacaCAAGAAAAAACGTATATATAGTAGATTAGTAGAGGTTAATATCATGATCAGTCACGCCATCATGGTTAATGTCCATTAGTGTGTTGTGGTGCTAAATGATAGATTGGCTGTTGTATAAAAGTTCACTTCGGGAGAAAGAGGAGAAGGAGAGTATGatgaatacaaataaaaatcCCCAACTAAGATAAGATTCTGTCACTGTATAATCTCATGATATAAGGGAGATTCCAAAATTTACTGAGTCCGAGTGAAACCAAACAAATATTGTTAATAGTTCTGAAAAAAATGAGGGAAGAGCTGTCCAAACATGTTGGAGATCCTGAGAGTGTGCGGCAGTTGTATAGTAATCGTTTCTCTCGTTGCTTTTATCCTATGTCTGCACTTATAAGTCTTTCTCATGATGTCTATTTATATGCATTTAAGGTTTTTTTGACATGTGAAGCAGAGTCAGGATTTATGGGTTCCAAGTGAACAAATGTTCATTGTGCTAATAAGCCCCTTAaggattttttgttttcaaaaaattttctcACATAGAGATagtgaaaatgaagatatgATTACACATTGTATATAGGTGACAATGCCTAGAGATGCTTTACACTACGGAGGCGTGGAACATCGAGAGGTGCATAATGCCTATGGATATTACTTCCACATGGCAACAGCTGATGGTCTAGTGAAGCGTGGTGATGGGAACGACAGGCCATTTGTTTTATCAAGAGCATTATTTGCTGGAAGTCAAAGGTATGGAGCAGTTTGGACTGGGGATAACACTGCCGAATGGGATCACTTAAGAGTTTCTATTCCTATGATTTTGACCCTTGGTCTTACTGGGATGTCATTCTCTGGTGGGTATTGTCCTTCTCacaatgtatttttatttcattattcttttctttgcatATTCATAGCCagtcaatatatttatttgtatgagCTAGAAAAATATCTCCCTTTTGTTCATATATCTTATTCTTATCACTTGTACATACACAGGTGCTGATGTTGGTGGATTTTTTGGGAATCCTGAACCCGAGTTATTGGTTCGTTGGTATCAGCTAGGAGCTTACTATCCTTTCTTTAGGGGCCATGCCCATCATGACACAAAGAGACGAGAGCCATGGTTGTTTGGGTACGATTTCTTTACTTCAAGATTTCTTTGTCCCAAATTTAAGATACTACAGGTTTTTTGGGTACTCCTTTCAGCCTaacaattaaaaagtaattcttTTACTgttcatttatttgtttcaagaGCTGATGCCTCTAAAAACCAGTGAAACATTCTTTCAAGAGAAGGATGTTGTTAGGAACCCACAactgaaaagagaaagaagagtaaatttttttattgaaaagacTGAAAATTCACCCTATTGTTGTTTCCCACTTCAAATTATTGAATGTAATCTTCCACCCTTGTTTAATTGTTGCCCATTTTCCAACAATGGCGCTCTGTTTCCTACcccatatttttcaaaaatggtGCTGCATTCTCTGCCCCTGCAACTCCTATGCCTTTAGAAAGGTCTTCCCTAGAAAGGTTCTTGGATTTTTGTTGTCTGGTCTTGAACCCTTGGACTGCATTTTCTTCCGTGTTATTGACGGTTGGGTGTACCTTTGTTGATCCTTTGATGTTCTGAACTTCAAAAACATCTGCTACCCTTGTTGTGTGACCTCGGATGCCATTCCCTTCAAATGGACAACTCCCCTCTTTTTATCCAGCACTTCTGGATTTCCTCCCTTTCTACCTTAATTTCCTCTTCAGGATCCTCCCTTCGGATCCCGTTTCATGGATTCTTGACTTCTGCAGTATCTTTGATTTCTTGGAAGCTTTCCCTGAATTCTTGCAGAGTGTCCCTTATTTCAGCAATAGCTCTTCCCTGTTTGCTGGCCAATCTTTCCAAGGCACTGACCCTTCCTTCCATGCTTCGTAACCTTCTTGATGTGATAGGTTGGACCAATTGTTAGGTACCcagaattgaaaagagaaagaagagtaatattttttattggaaaaactgaaaagaacacaaaataagaGAGTATTTTCTCGTCGAAGGGTTTCCCCTTCCCAAAGAGCTAAAGctcaatttacaaaattatcatcCTCCCCTCAAGGAACTGATTGGTCTAATTATATAGACGAACTCCCAACTGACAGCACTGCCTCCACTTATTTTTCCCTCCCTTCCTTTATTCATTGCTTcctttatacttatattttctGATAACCTTTTCCACTGCTTCCTTTTATGTTTCCTTCTACCATAAACCTTCCATATCCTATCAGATGTATTAAAAACCAGGCTAATATCTATCAAGGGATATACCTTCCCACAAAAATACCATGCAAATCTTAGATGTCAATGAAGTGGAGCTGAACTGTATGTCTATATTGTAATATTGTAATTGCTAATTCGTATCACAGGGGCACATGATCTCTGAAATCGACAAATAACTTCCATGTGTCTACATCTCTCCCCCACATGCACATGGTTAATGAGTGGCGTTAATGtttgagtttttaaaaattgaatttgatgtATATGCACTATAGGTATCTATTGTGTGCCTTGACTATCATATGTGGCTGGAATTGTGTAGGTATCTGTTTGTCAACATTGTAAATTGATTATCTTTATGATATTGCAGAGAACGAAATACAGAATTGATTAAAGATGCTATACATGTTCGTTATGCCCTTCTCCCATACTTCTACACATTATTCAGGGAAGCTAACACTACTGGTGTTCCTGTGGTTCGTCCACTGTGGATGGAATTCCCATCTGATGAAGCTACTTTTAGCAATGACGAAGCTTTCATGGTTGGGAGTAGCCTTTTAGTGCAAGGGATCTATACTGAGGTGATTTAATCAATTtccatacatacatatatacatacacacacacatatatatatatatggacgtatgtgtgtatgtatgtatatgtatgtatatgtatatatatttatgtttttctttgcaAGTTATTTCCTTCTACTTTTGTGATCTTTGACTTAAGTTTGAGAATGGCTTGTTGCTGGCAGCGAGCTAAGCATGCTTCGGTCTATTTGCCTGGAAAAGAATCCTGGTATGACCTAAGAACTGGAACTGTGTATAAGGGAGGGGTGACATACAAGTTGGAGGTTACAGAGGAGAGCATTCCAGCTTTTCAAAGAGCTGGGACCATTGTTGCAAGGAAAGACCGGTTTCGGCGAAGTTCCACTCAGATGGCAAATGATCCCTACACTCTGGTATATATTCATTCATGTTGATGTACTGAAATTCTTTTGTGAATATTCATGGGACATCATTCTTGCCTTTTCTGTTATTTACTCGGTTGTGGTTTATTGTCATTCCATTCAAAACCCTTTGCTGTCgtacatatacatatatcacAATAAAGTTTATGTTAGTTAGGGTGTCAAAATGGATTAGAACTCAAGAGCCAACTTGGTTCACCACAGGCTCTAGTTGGCTTGAGTtggaaaaaatagttttttctttttaatgtggGCTAAATTGGATTCAACTCATTTTACTTACAGGTTAAACAAGTTTAAGTTGTGTTGGAGGTGAATTGACACCTAACTCATCTTCAACAAccctttataattttttcattaaaattatttattacttttgatTATGCAGGTTgacacttttgtttttttaaaagctaAAATGTTGTTCTTtagtatttgaattatttgattgtccaattatataagttaatactttgatttttatttagtatCTTTGTAATATGACTTCTTAATTGTAAGTAATGTTTAGTGAAAGAAGTGAATACCCCAAGTATACTACTATACATAGTTGGGTCGAGTCAATTCACTTTGATtgtattacaataaaatatataaaacaatttggGAGAGCAAAATATACTTAAATGAGTCAACCTAATTATCCTACTGACTTGTGGTGGGCTGagtcaaatttcaaaatttctagtTCACCAAAATTGAACCAGGTTGGCTCACTTTGACATTCCATTGCTAGTCAGCCCCTCATGGTACTTGGAATCAGGCCATCTTTGAACATCGAGGCACATCTTAAGCCAAATTTAAtgcattttaatattcatttttctcacTTGTCTTTGATTTGAACAAAAGTGTTGAATGCGTACGTGTGCACTTGtgtttttgtcaaatttattctattataacaCCAAAAAAATGAATGACTTTATGCCTTTCAAGAGTAATTGCATGTCTGCTTGTGTATCAATAACATCCAAGAAAAGATCTGAATCTCATTTGTCCGCTGACATGTGTGTAAAAACCATGTGGATACTTGACTATTTGAGTAACTTGATTGCTTATTTGTTTGCATTTCAACCAAAAAATGCCGTACATGAGGTTGAGACAGCAAGTCGGTAAATGCTGTGCTGTCCGGATAACTATGGACAATAATCGAAAGTAGACAACTAGTTTACTTGATAATTTTTAGACAACTAGTTTACttgataatttttatgaattttttatggACAGGTTATAGCTCTGAATAGTTCCCAAGCAGCTGAAGGTGAACTCTACATTGATGATGGCAGCAGCTTTAAATTTCTACAAGGGGCCTATATCCATAGACGTTTTATTTTCTCGAATGGGAAACTCATTTCTATAGATCTGGCACCTGCTTCCGGTAGCAATAGGCATTATTCATCAGATGCTTTCATTGAGAGGATTATCCTGCTGGGACAAGCTTCTGGCTCAAAAAGTGCACTCATTGAGCCTTCAAACCAAAAGATCGATATTGAACTTGGCCCCCTCTGGTTTCTAAGGGCACGCGCACCAGCTGTTGTGACTGTACGCAAACCTAATGTCCGTGTTGCAGAAGACTGGACTATAACAGTTATTTAACAATTCTGGTTGAGGGAAGCATTTAATGTTCCATGCTACGGATAGTGCATAACGAGATTTTGTCTGTAGTTGAGTTGATATGAAGTTCAAGAGCATAGTTGTTGGGGCAAGGAGACAGAAAAGCACTAGTTGACGAATGTATGTGCACCCACTCAGTTTGTGCGGCTTATTTAATGTAGGACCTGATAACTCAAAAGATTAATCTTTGGAAGTTGCCGTATCATTGTCTACAAGAGTTATTTTGATAACGATAAATTTGTCATCTGGAATGGTCCGTTTGTTTTGGAAAAAGTGTGATTAATGCAATAACTTGGTCGTTAATATAGGCTGCAACATCCAAGTAGccatttttaaatagttaaccgtctatgttaataaattaaaggAATTAATCTCGGATGCATGAGTATGTGCGTAAATGGGAGACTGTGCAGGGTTTCCTGATATGTTGTATCAGAAAGGATGATCCTCCAAAAACATCACTCACTCCTTTCCTGATATGTTGTATCAGACAGGATGATCCTCCAAAAGCATCACTCACTCCTAAAGACCTCATTCCTTATAACAAAAAATGCGCACGTCACACTCCACTAAGTAACTAGTATTCCAAGCTCTTTCGTAAAAAACGAAAGGAAAACACATTTAGTTGTTGGTCTTTTGTTTATGATGATATATCCCTTGGTCATAGTCAAACACTATTAGAACTATTGAAGTTATTTATGGAATATGGGTTTAGACTCTCTTTTGGGTCATCATAGAGTTTTTAGAGTAGGAATGATTTTGGATCTTGTATTTTGGGTTaagtagtttaaaatttatttgggTTTTGTATTATGGATcaagtaatttaatatttattttgggtCTTGTAACAATTTGGGTCAACAAAGGTCAAGGTCCAATGTTCACCCAAAGTGGATGTCCATGAACTTAGGTTACGTTGACTATGTGGTCAAAGTTTTAACTTAGTTTGGTGGACAAGAGTGTGTGAGACCTCTCATGTGAGAGTGACCATGTGTCATGCTCACATTGGAGAGGTTTTGTCAAAGTTAGTGGGCACGTCTCACTCTAGGAATGTAGATGATTTTTCATAGGTAATGACCACATGTCTTTCTCCTGTTGGAAAAGATTTTTGCCTTTGTTTCTAAGTTAAGGTATTGCTTTTATGGTTTTACTTCTATAATTTGGAGACACGTTAAGGCTATAATTAGGTGTGTCTTCCCTATATAAATTCAACTTTGAATTTGAGTAATGTTACGTTGTCATTTTTGTGCTATATTACTCGTCATAGGTCACAAAATGTTAGAGCATCCCATGTGATCTCTTTTAGCTACCTTCTTTTAGAGTTGGTATAACCTCTCTTAAAGCACCATCAAACACCACCCCTTCACCATCCAGACACTAAGGTCATAAGCCTTCTTCCCCAAAATCCACCAAATAACacaccatctttctcttttctccatcactatagcttttttatttttctagttttggCTCAACCTAGCTAAGGAGGTTGCTATCATTTGGTAATTAGAGCTtaggttattgttgtttgtctgtATTTTCCTAACCTTGTCATGTTGTAGCTATATTGAAATTGTCAAAATCAAGCTCCTTTACACACAAAATAGTTTTGGTAGTATAAAtattgacaattttaaaaattaaactgcACCTAACTCAAAGGTCAAAAAAATATGTgtctatattcaaattaaagCTCTTTGAGTATagttttcaacaaaaaaaaaaagagagaataatcTCATCTGGAGTTCCATGTAAAAAGTTATGAGAAAAACAAttagcaaaggtcagagttgccAGAATGTTGTGATCAACGTTTTCCAGGTTCTGTTTTGGTAgtttttgatactattttttgCCTTCTAAATTCTCCTAAATGTGTTAGATAACATGTTTACATGTTCTTAGCTtttgttgagtcttctcttcatattttccatttgacCATATCATATGTTAGAGTCATTTTTATGTTCAAATCATTCCATATTGTTTAGAGTCATGTCTAGTCCTTTTTATGTCTCTACTTCTTAGTTTAAATTGTAAACAATATATGTTAATGTTAAAAACATCACCGTATATGTCTCTttgagtgttttttattttgaatatttgagtTCATATTTGTTATTAGTTCATTAGCAAGTTCATACAATTAGGTTTTCATTATGTTTGCTTGAGTTTCATATTCCATCTTTTGATTCTAGTatgtttatttctattttatgtgTCTTTTTATATTGAGCTTTcacatcaaaatataaactttgtttTTGGTATGTAGTGGTCTTGTTTTGCacttaaaaagaatgaaaaaacaagtactaaaaattcaaagaaaatgctacaatttttctctctattttgtGCATTTTAGTGCACTTTCCAGAAGCTTAAAGTATTGACCAATGATGTTAAAAGAGTGGCCTCAATGCCCCTCAAAGCTTGTCAAAGATAAGAAACAACAATTTTTACTCTagttattttggttttgtgCATCTAGTTTAGTGCCTTTCTTTAAGTCATCTCTTTATGtgcttaaacttcttttctcaCCATTTAATATCTTGCTTgtcttctttgattttcttaattttgtcatataaaaataccttttggaagtgttgtttgttttgagactttttcttcctttttattggACTGTGCTTTCGATTTTGGTGTTATCTTCATGGTGTAGGTTATCTTTTTTTGGTAAGCCA
This DNA window, taken from Vigna radiata var. radiata cultivar VC1973A chromosome 5, Vradiata_ver6, whole genome shotgun sequence, encodes the following:
- the LOC106762148 gene encoding probable glucan 1,3-alpha-glucosidase; translation: MRIKTLRFLFLFFLFLCSHLTFVLSWKKEEFRTCQQTPFCKRARSRIPGSSSLIATDVTISDGDLTAKLTPKSEPQAKPLILTLSVHQHGILRLKIDEDPSLSPPKKRFEVPDVVVPEFTSSKLWLPRLSVEDNGLASSVYLSDGHTAVIRHDPFELFVRDDNSGQRVISLNSHGLFDFEQLKEKSEDDNWEETFRSHTDRRPYGPQSISFDVSFYGADFVYGIPERATSLALRPTRGPNVEESEPYRLFNLDVFEYIHDSPFGLYGSIPFMVSHGKTRGSSGFFWLNAAEMQIDVLAPGWEAESAESHIALPSHRIDTFWMSEAGVVDTFFFIGPSPKDVLQQYTAVTGTPAMPQMFSIAYHQCRWNYRDEEDVEHVDSKFDELDIPYDVLWLDIEHTNGKRYFTWDRTLFPHPEEMQKKLADKGRHMVTIVDPHIKRDDDFYLHKEALKKGYYVKDSSGKDFDGWCWPGSSSYPDTLNPEIRSWWADKFSYQNYVGSTPSLYIWNDMNEPSVFNGPEVTMPRDALHYGGVEHREVHNAYGYYFHMATADGLVKRGDGNDRPFVLSRALFAGSQRYGAVWTGDNTAEWDHLRVSIPMILTLGLTGMSFSGADVGGFFGNPEPELLVRWYQLGAYYPFFRGHAHHDTKRREPWLFGERNTELIKDAIHVRYALLPYFYTLFREANTTGVPVVRPLWMEFPSDEATFSNDEAFMVGSSLLVQGIYTERAKHASVYLPGKESWYDLRTGTVYKGGVTYKLEVTEESIPAFQRAGTIVARKDRFRRSSTQMANDPYTLVIALNSSQAAEGELYIDDGSSFKFLQGAYIHRRFIFSNGKLISIDLAPASGSNRHYSSDAFIERIILLGQASGSKSALIEPSNQKIDIELGPLWFLRARAPAVVTVRKPNVRVAEDWTITVI